The following coding sequences are from one Myxococcus guangdongensis window:
- a CDS encoding M16 family metallopeptidase — protein sequence MKTPRLLSLVALASLVGCASTPKPAPTTEAPPPTTEAPAPEAPIQKASTPPTEVPAVPLKQPKPLELVVLARPDTPIVTFRLVFHSGSIDDPKGKEGLTALTATLMAEGGTQKLTSAQLLETLFPMAAELEVATDKEFTTFSGRVHKDFLPRYLELFTDVLLAPRLDPAELERLRANAISDVENGLRSANDEGLGKVALDALIYEGHPYAHYTGGTVQGLKAITLDDVKAHAQRVFTQDRLVVGLAGAVDDGLKDSLLSRLGGLPASGAPRVTLPTVASTAGRTVIIQKQTLSTAVSMGYVNPVRRGDADFFPLAFALSHLGEHRQSIGLLFTELREKRGLNYGDYAYAEHFIEDPGTTYNRTNIARTQQDLTVWIRPVEPANGMFATRGAVFYLEQLVNEPIPQERFDLMRGFLQGYSRLWEQTDPRRLGYAIDSLFYGTPNYLDQYRQALTKMTPQSVQEVLRRRLHPSALSFAFVTQDAEGLANALRTSPPSPITYASDKTPELLEVDKAIVPFKLPVRADAVTIIPAQSFMEK from the coding sequence ATGAAGACTCCTCGCCTGTTGTCCCTCGTCGCCCTCGCGTCCCTCGTCGGCTGCGCCTCCACGCCCAAGCCCGCGCCCACGACGGAGGCCCCTCCGCCCACCACCGAGGCCCCCGCGCCCGAGGCTCCCATTCAGAAGGCGAGCACGCCGCCCACCGAGGTCCCCGCCGTTCCGCTCAAGCAGCCCAAGCCGCTGGAGCTGGTCGTCCTCGCGCGCCCGGACACGCCCATCGTCACGTTCCGGCTCGTGTTCCACTCGGGCTCCATCGACGACCCGAAGGGCAAGGAGGGCCTCACCGCGCTCACCGCCACGCTGATGGCCGAGGGTGGCACGCAGAAGCTCACCTCCGCGCAGCTGCTCGAGACGCTCTTCCCCATGGCCGCCGAGCTGGAGGTCGCCACGGACAAGGAGTTCACCACCTTCTCCGGCCGCGTCCACAAGGACTTCCTGCCGCGCTACCTGGAGCTCTTCACGGACGTGCTGCTCGCGCCGCGCCTGGACCCGGCGGAGCTCGAGCGCCTGCGCGCCAACGCCATCAGCGACGTGGAGAACGGCCTGCGCAGCGCCAATGACGAGGGGCTCGGCAAGGTCGCCCTCGACGCGCTCATCTACGAAGGACACCCCTACGCCCACTACACCGGCGGCACCGTCCAGGGCCTCAAGGCGATCACCCTCGACGACGTGAAGGCCCACGCCCAGCGCGTCTTCACCCAGGACCGGCTCGTCGTCGGACTGGCCGGCGCGGTGGACGATGGACTCAAGGACTCGCTCCTGTCGCGCTTGGGTGGACTGCCCGCCTCGGGCGCGCCGCGCGTGACGCTGCCCACCGTGGCATCCACCGCCGGGCGCACCGTCATCATCCAGAAGCAGACGCTCTCCACCGCGGTCAGCATGGGCTACGTCAACCCTGTGCGCCGCGGCGACGCGGACTTCTTCCCGCTCGCCTTCGCGCTCTCACACCTGGGTGAGCACCGTCAGTCCATCGGACTGCTCTTCACCGAGCTGCGCGAGAAGCGCGGCCTCAACTACGGCGACTACGCGTATGCCGAGCACTTCATCGAGGACCCGGGCACCACGTACAACCGCACCAACATCGCGCGCACGCAGCAGGACCTCACCGTGTGGATCCGCCCGGTGGAGCCCGCCAACGGCATGTTCGCCACGCGCGGCGCGGTCTTCTACCTGGAGCAGCTGGTCAACGAGCCGATTCCCCAGGAGCGCTTCGACCTGATGCGCGGCTTCCTCCAAGGCTACTCACGCCTGTGGGAGCAGACGGACCCGCGCAGGCTCGGCTACGCCATCGACTCGCTCTTCTACGGGACGCCGAACTACCTGGACCAGTACCGCCAGGCGCTCACGAAGATGACGCCCCAGTCCGTGCAGGAGGTGCTGCGCCGTCGGCTGCATCCCAGCGCGCTGTCCTTCGCGTTCGTCACGCAGGACGCGGAGGGGCTCGCCAACGCCCTGCGCACCAGCCCGCCGTCTCCCATCACCTACGCGTCCGACAAGACTCCGGAGCTTCTGGAAGTGGACAAGGCCATCGTCCCCTTCAAGCTCCCCGTTCGAGCAGACGCCGTCACCATCATTCCCGCGCAGTCATTCATGGAGAAGTAG